From a single Lolium rigidum isolate FL_2022 chromosome 7, APGP_CSIRO_Lrig_0.1, whole genome shotgun sequence genomic region:
- the LOC124677199 gene encoding putative disease resistance protein At1g50180 translates to MAESAVKAVVGNVSNLAVQETSFLCGVTNEVGFLKDELKRLKCYLKSGDAKWRSGDERVATWVSQIRDATYESENVLEVADYMEKRNRLKRGFMGAISRYARLPSDLITLHKVGAEVQRIRRKISEIFDSANRLNIDLDTSVLDKGHVEDVFPREYGLMHQNFKDDAVIFGFEDEYKEIVDKLVDKENNTLSAISIVAMGGAGKTTLVRKVYTSSRVERHFDTIAWVTVSQKFKGIDLLRDIMKQIMGARDDFQMHEYEVGKEIHDYLSKKRFLVVLDDVWETDTWEQINKTVKAFPDVANGSRVLLTTRKQDVANHIQMPTHVHPLKKLDEKKSWELFSSKALPSYNRFLVCDVDEFEELGKKLARKCNGLPLALAVFGGYLSKNLNKDTWCDILLSWPSTKDGQMMRNILARSYNDLPDHYLRSCFLYVAAFPEDYEISMSDLIELWIAECFIPHTPKHKLEETARKYITELAQRSLVQVVDTSRAHGWIERIRIHDILRDWCIEEAREDGFLDMIDKTACHMGASSSDSMISYRASFQNLSDQVLQPATPNLRTLVGFELSSISLPKLRFLRVLHMANSDLKNLSLAIGGCIHLRCLRLTRCENVALPSSIGKLLYLQIIDLRKTKLDSMIPNTLWDIPTLRHVYLTTAFSSPRSVQQKDLQTLWLTCASVGTKYCYHDLVTFLEKMRQLTTLFLVMRPMHVEMLNIFAYMPHLVDIHLANFGVLNKFPESNHFPQRLRHLYLEADVIELDPMPILEKLPCLVVLELSGYEGRIMSCSAQGFPHLQELKLDRFSIKEWRMEEGTMPKLSHLKLWLCKKMRKLPEGLLHLPSLKNLKLISKPLISGDDTTLKELERRGCEVER, encoded by the exons ATGGCCGAGTCCGCTGTTAAAGCCGTGGTAGGGAACGTGAGCAATCTTGCAGTTCAGGAGACCTCATTTTTATGTGGTGTCACTAATGAAGTAGGATTCTTGAAAGATGAGCTGAAGCGGCTAAAGTGCTACCTGAAATCTGGTGATGCTAAATGGAGATCAGGGGATGAACGTGTGGCTACCTGGGTCAGCCAGATCAGGGACGCAACATATGAATCTGAGAATGTCCTTGAAGTTGCAGATTACATGGAGAAGAGAAACAGACTGAAGAGAGGATTCATGGGTGCCATTTCAAGGTATGCTCGCTTACCAAGTGACCTGATTACCCTTCATAAAGTTGGTGCTGAAGTCCAACGTATAAGAAGGAAGATCAGTGAGATATTTGATAGTGCGAACCGTTTGAATATTGATTTGGATACTAGTGTTCTAGACAAGGGTCATGTTGAGGATGTGTTTCCACGAGAGTATGGTCTCATGCATCAAAACTTTAAAGATGATGCTGTCATTTTTGGTTTTGAGGATGAGTACAAAGAAATAGTGGATAAGTTAGTTGACAAAGAGAACAATACTCTTAGTGCTATTTCCATAGTTGCCATGGGTGGAGCAGGAAAAACAACACTTGTTAGAAAAGTCTACACTTCATCAAGAGTAGAACGACACTTCGATACAATTGCTTGGGTGACTGTATCTCAAAAATTTAAAGGCATTGATTTACTAAGAGATATTATGAAACAAATAATGGGAGCCAGAGATGATTTTCAAATGCATGAGTATGAGGTGGGAAAGGAGATACATGATTATCTGTCGAAAAAAAGGTTTTTGGTAGTTCTTGATGATGTTTGGGAAACAGATACATGGGAGCAAATAAACAAAACAGTTAAAGCCTTTCCAGATGTAGCTAATGGTAGTAGAGTACTGTTAACCACACGAAAGCAAGATGTTGCAAATCATATTCAAATGCCAACCCATGTTCATCCTTTGAAGAAGTTAGATGAAAAGAAAAGCTGGGAACTTTTTAGTAGCAAAGCTTTGCCATCCTATAACAGGTTTCTTGTATGTGATGTGGATGAGTTTGAAGAGCTAGGGAAAAAGCTTGCAAGGAAATGTAATGGATTACCACTTGCACTTGCAGTTTTTGGGGGTTATCTATCAAAAAATCTGAACAAAGATACATGGTGCGATATACTCTTGAGTTGGCCATCAACCAAAGACGGACAGATGATGCGAAACATACTAGCTCGCAGTTACAACGACCTACCAGATCATTATTTAAGATCGTGTTTCCTCTATGTTGCTGCTTTCCCTGAGGATTATGAGATATCTATGTCGGACCTTATTGAATTATGGATAGCAGAATGCTTCATTCCACACACACCAAAGCATAAACTAGAAGAAACAGCACGTAAGTATATAACTGAGTTGGCTCAAAGAAGTTTGGTCCAAGTTGTTGATACAAGCAGGGCACATGGATGGATTGAAAGAATAAGGATCCATGATATCTTACGTGACTGGTgcatagaagaagcaagagaagacGGTTTTCTCGATATGATTGACAAAACTGCAT GTCATATGGGAGCGTCATCATCCGATAGCATGATATCATATCGTGCTTCATTCCAAAACTTGAGTGATCAGGTTTTACAGCCAGCAACTCCTAATTTACGAACTCTGGTTGGCTTTGAACTTTCATCAATATCCCTACCTAAGCTGAGATTCCTGAGAGTTCTTCACATGGCAAACTCAGACCTCAAAAATTTGTCTCTGGCAATTGGTGGGTGCATTCACCTAAGATGTCTTAGGTTGACAAGATGTGAAAATGTAGCACTCCCTTCTTCAATTGGTAAACTCCTTTACTTGCAGATTATAGATCTCAGAAAAACAAAATTGGACTCAATGATACCAAACACTCTTTGGGATATCCCTACTCTACGGCATGTTTACCTGACCACTGCATTTTCATCACCAAGGAGTGTGCAACAGAAAGATCTCCAGACCTTGTGGTTGACTTGTGCATCGGTTGGTACTAAATATTGCTATCATGACTTGGTGACGTTTTTGGAAAAGATGAGACAATTGACAACCTTGTTCTTGGTGATGAGGCCCATGCATGTGGAGATGCTGAATATATTTGCATACATGCCTCACCTGGTTGATATTCACCTGGCCAATTTCGGTGTGCTCAATAAGTTTCCTGAAAGCAACCACTTCCCACAAAGACTACGGCATCTCTATCTAGAAGCTGATGTCATTGAATTAGACCCGATGCCGATCCTGGAGAAGCTTCCCTGTCTTGTGGTTTTGGAGTTGTCGGGGTATGAAGGCCGAATCATGTCATGTTCTGCCCAAGGGTTTCCTCATCTGCAAGAGTTAAAACTTGATAGGTTCTCGATTAAGGAGTGGAGGATGGAGGAAGGGACAATGCCAAAGCTCTCCCACCTAAAACTTTGGTTGTGCAAGAAGATGAGGAAGCTCCCTGAGGGGTTGCTGCACCTTCCGTCCCTCAAGAACCTGAAACTGATTAGTAAGCCCCTGATTTCTGGAGATGACACAACACTGAAGGAGCTTGAGCGGAGAGGGTGTGAG GTGGAGCGTTAA